Part of the Microbacterium sp. Clip185 genome is shown below.
ATGGGGCAGGAGGATGTGGCGCATCTCGACGTCTCGTATCCGCTCGTCCTGCTGGGCGAGCGCATCTTCGACGGGCCGAGCGATCACGTCACGATGCAGAACGTCGAGGCTGCGCGTGCCGCGACGGAGTATCTGCTCGAGCAGGGGCGGCGCAGGATCGCGGTGGTCGGTGCGCACGCGGGTGAGGTCATCGGCTCGGCAGGGCTGCGGCTGGCGGGCTACCGTGCGGCTCTGGATGCGGCCGGCATCGACTACGACGACGATCTGGTCGGGTACACGACGATGTGGCACCGCGCGAACGGCGCGGAGACCATGAGAGAGCTCCTCGATCGCGGCGTCGCGTTCGACGCCGTGTTCGGGCTGAACGACACCCTTGCGCTCGGTGCCATGCGCGCCCTGCAGGAGTCGGGGCTGCGGGTTCCCGACGACGTGTGGGTCGTGGGCTTCGACGACCTCGACGAGGCGCAGTACTCCATCCCCTCGCTGGCGACGATCGATCCCGGGCAGGACTGGATCGCCCGTACGGCGGTCGAGACGCTGCTGGCGCGCATCGAGGTGCCTGGTGAGCAGGGCCCGGCGCGACGACTGCTGGCCGACTTCCGTCTCGTGCGCCGCGAGTCGGCGCCGGGCGACGCGCCGCGCGATTGACCTCTTGACACCGTCGTCCTTCGCGCGGCACCATACATTTACAACGTTTACTTACAACGTTGTAAAGCGGGTGCAGCGTGGCACGGGAAGATGCCGGGCTGACCGCATCCACTGACGCGAGACACAGATGTCCGCACCGCGAGAGGAAGCACACAGCCCATGAAGAACAGACTCATCGCTGGCCTCGGCGTCGTCGCCGTGGCCGCCGCGGCACTCACCGGATGCGCGGCATCCGGCTCCGCCGAGGCATCGTGCACGAACAAGATCCTCAAGCCCGACGCCACCCAGGTCTCGGTGTGGGCCTGGTACCCGTCCTTCGAGGATGTCGTCGATCTGTTCAACGAGAACCACGACGACGTCCAGATCTGCTGGACCAATGCCGGCCAGGGCAACGACGAGTACACGAAGTTCTCGACCTCGATCGAGTCGGGTTCGGGCGCTCCCGACGTCATCATGCTGGAGGCGGAGGTGCTCTCGAGCTTCTCCATCCGCGACGCGCTCGTCGACCTCTCGCAGTACGGCGCATCCGACGTCAAGGCGAACTACACGGACGGCGCGTGGAAGGACGTCTCCAGCGGAGACGCCGTGTACGCGATCCCGGTCGACGGTGGCCCGATGGGCATGCTCTACCGCAAGGACATCCTCGACAAGTACGGCATCGCGGCGCCGACGACGTGGGCGGAGTTCGCGGACGCCGCGCAGAAGCTGAAGGATGCCGGCGCCCCCGGCGTGCTGGCCAACTTCCCGCCCAACGGCCGCGCCTTCACGCAGGCGCTGTTCGCCCAGGCCGGGTCCACGCCGTTCGAGTACGACAGCGCATCGCCGCAGGACATCTCGATCGACGTCAACGATGCCGGCTCCAAGAAGGTGCTCTCGTACTGGCAGGACCTCGCCACGAAGGGACTCGTCGCCGTCGATGAGGCCTTCACCGCCGACTACAACACCAAGCTGGTGGACGGGTCGTACGCGATCTACGTCGCCGCCGCGTGGGGGCCCGGATACCTCCAGGGTCTGGAAGGCACCGACGAGAACGCCCAGTGGCGCGCCGCTCCCATCCCGCAGTGGGACACGGCCCAGCCGGTGCAGGTCAACTGGGGCGGCTCGACCTTCGCGGTGACCAGCCAGGCCAAGGACAAGGAGGCGGCAGCCACCGTGGCCAAGGAGATCTTCGGCACGGAGGAGGCCTGGAAGATCGGCATCGAGAAGGCGGCGCTGTTCCCGCTGTGGAAGCCGATCCTCGAGTCCGACTACTTCCGCGACCTCGAGTACCCGTTCTTCGGCGGCCAGCAGATCAACAAGGAGGTCTTCCTCCCCGCTGCGGCCGGCTACAGCGGCTTCACCTTCAGCCCGTTCCAGAACTACGCCTACGACCAGCTGCAGCAGCAGGTGACCGCGGTCGTCGTGGACAAGTCCAAGGATGCCGCTCCCGCGCTCGACGATCTCCAGACGACGCTCGAGCAGTACGCCAAGGAGCAGGGCTTCACGCTCGGCTGATCGACCGGTGGGCCGGCCGCGTGCCGGCCCACCGCATCCGCCCGTTCGTCCACGCCCGCAGGGAGCTCTCATGTCCACGCACGCCATCGCCGCGCCTCGACGCGCGAGCGGCCACATCCGCCGCCAACGGGTCGGCTGGCTCTTCATCGCCCCGTTCCTCGTCGTCTTCGCCGCCTTCCTCGTGTTCCCGCTGATCTACGCGTTCGGGATGAGCCTGTTCAGCTCGACGCTGGCCACGGGCACGAAGTTCGTCGGCATCGACAACTACCTGAAGGCGTTCACCGATCCGCTCTTCCTCGGAGGGCTGGGGCGGGTGGCGCTGTACGCGATCGTCATGATCCCGGCGCAGCTGCTGGTCGCCCTGGTGGCGGCCCTCGTGCTCGACAACCTCGCGACCTGGCTCTCCAAGCTCTCGAGACTGCTGATCTTCGCCCCGTACGCGATCCCCGTGGTGATCGGCGCGCTGATGTGGAGCTTCCTCTACAGCCCCCGCTTCGGGCCGGCAGGGACGATCTTCGGATTGTTCGGACTGGATGCGCCGAACTTCCTCGCGAGCGACACGATCTTCGGGAGCCTCGTGAACGTCGTCACCTGGCAGTGGTCCGGCTACTACATGATCGTCATCTACGCCGCCCTGCGCTCGATCGACCCGGCCATCTACGAGGCGGCGCGCATCGACGGCGCGAACGGCTGGCAGATCGCGACGCGCATCAAGGTGCCGATGATCTCGTCCTCGATGGTCATGGTGATCACGTTCGCGCTGATCGGCACCCTGCAGTTCTTCACCGAACCGACGGTGCTGAGATCGATCGCCTCCGGGGCGCTCCCCGCGGAGTACACGCCCAACATGTACGCCTACGCGCTGGCCTTCAGCTACAGCCAGTTCAACTACGCCTCGACCATCGCGTTCTCCCTCGCGATCGTCGTGTTCATCGGATCGTTCGGGTTCCTGTTCCTGACGCGCAAGCAGAGCGGACTGAAGTGATGGCCATCCCCACTGCTGTGACAGACCACACCCGCGCCGTCGTGACGGCGGGGGCCCCGCGGCTCGACCGCGCCGCGCGCCGCGACGCCCGGCGCCACCGCATCCGGATGCAGGGCGGACGACGCATCGGCTCGCACGTGCTGCTGCTGATCCTCGCCCTGTACTTCGTGATCCCGATCTGGTGGCTGTTCGTCGCCTCGACCAAGAGCACCGGCGGCCTCTTCTCCAGCCCCGCCTTCTGGTTCGACGATCCCGCGCAGTTCTTCACGAACCTGGCGGGTCTGTTCGAGCACCAGGGCGGCATCTACTGGCGGTGGCTCGGCAACTCGTTCCTGTATGCGTTCGTGTCGGGTCTCGGTGCGACGGTGGTCGCGGTGCTCGCAGGGTACGGCTTCGCCAAGTACCGCTTCCGCGGCCGCGGGTTCGTCTTCGGCATGATCCTCGGCTCGGTCATGGTGCCGCTCACGGCGCTCGTCATCCCGCAGTTCATGCTGCTCAGCCAGTACGGACTGGTGAACACCGGCTGGGCCGTCATCCTGCCCTCGCTGCTGAATCCCTTCGGCGTCTACCTCATGCGGGTGTACACCCAGGACACCGTGCCCGACGAGCTGTTGGAGGCAGCGCGTATCGACGGAGCGGGAGAGTGGCGTACCTTCACGCGCATCGTGCTGCCACTCCTGCGCCCCGCGATCGTGACGGTGCTCCTGCTGTCGATCGTCGGCACGTGGAACAACTTCTTCCTGCCGCTGGCGATGCTCACCAACCCCGACACCCTGCCGGTGACGGTCGGCCTCAACCGCTGGCTCGCGCTCTCGAACGCCGGCGCGGGCGGCGAGCAGGTGTGGAACCTCATCACCTCCGGCGCCTTCATCTCGGTGCTGCCGTTGCTGCTGTCGTTCCTGTTGCTGCAGCGCTACTGGCAGGGCGGCTTGACGCTGGGCAGCGTCAAGTGACCGCATCCCACAGCGAACCGACCCCGACCTCCTCGACAGAAAGCACATCCATGCCCTCTGCACGTCTCACCCTCGACCCCGCGTTCGCGATCGGGTCGATCCGCCGCCAGATCTTCGGCGGGTTCGTCGAGCATCTCGGCCGGCACGTCTACGACGGCATCTACGAACCCGGCCATCCCACCGCGGATGCGGACGGGTTCCGCCAGGACGTCATCGAACTGGTGAAGGAGCTCGGCGTCGACACCATCCGCTATCCCGGGGGCAACTTCGTCTCCGGCTTCCGCTGGGAGGACTCGGTCGGTCCCCGCGAACAGCGTCCGCGCCGGCTCGACCTGGCCTGGCATTCCACGGAGACCAACGAGGTCGGGCTGCACGAGTTCTCCTCGTGGTTGGAGAAGGTCGGCAGCGACCTGATGATGGCGGTCAATCTCGGTACCCGCGGCACGCTCGAAGCGCTCGATCTGCTCGAGTACTCCAACATCCGCTCGGGCACGGCGCTCAGCGAGCGGCGGATCGCCAACGGGCGCGCGGAGCCCTTCGACGTGCGGATGTGGTGCCTCGGCAACGAGATGGACGGACCCTGGCAGCTCGGCCACCGCTCGGCCGACGACTACGGCAAGATCGCGTCGCAGACCGCGAAGGGGATGCGCCAGCTCGATCCGGATATCCGGCTCGTGGTGTGCGGCTCGTCCAGTGCCCACATGCCGACCTTCGGCGAGTGGGAGCGCGTCGTGCTCACGCACACCTACGACGACGTCGATCTCATCTCATGCCATGCGTACTACGAGGAGCGCGGCGGAGATCTCGGCAGCTTCCTCGCATCCGCGGTCGACATGGACGGTTTCATCGAGACAGTCGTCGCCACGGCGGACCACGTGGGAGCAGTGCGCGGCTCGAGCAAGCGCATCGACATCTCGTTCGACGAATGGAACGTCTGGTACATCGACCGCTTCCACGGCGTCGACAAGATCACCGGCATTGACAACTGGCCGATCGCCCCCCGCCTGCTCGAGGACATCTACTCGGTGGCGGATGCGGTCGTCTTCGGCAACCTGATGATCTCGCTCCTCAAGCACGCCGACCGTGTCGCGAGCGCCTCGCTCGCGCAGCTCGTGAACGTGATCGCCCCGATCATGACCGAGCCCGGCGGTATCGCCTGGCGCCAGAGCACGTTCTACCCGTTCTCGATCACCTCTCGGCTCGCGCGGGGCGAAGCGCTGCGCCTGAAGCTCGACGCACCCACGTACCTGACCGAGGCGTACGGCGAGGTTCCGCTCGTCGATGCCGTGGCGACGCACGATGCGGACAGTGGGCGCAGCGCCGTGTTCCTGGTCAACCGCTCGACGACCGAGGCGATCGAGGTCACCGTGGACGTCTCCGCGCTGGGCGAGGTCTCGCTCCTCGAGACGCACACACTGTCGGACACGGACGTGTACGCGAAGAACACGCTCGAGGACCCCGAGCGCGTCGCGCCTCGCGCGAACGACACCGCCGCAATCGCCGACGGTGTGCTGACGGTTTCACTGCCGCCGGTCTCGTGGAGCGCGCTCGCCCTCGGCTGACGCTTCCCGCCCTGGGGGGCGGAGAAGAGGCGGCGAGGGGAGACAGCGCGGCAGGCACCTCCTCCGCTCGCCGCGCTCCTCCCCTCGCCGCCGGGTGCTCAGGCGTCGATGCCCACCGAGAACGACAGCCGCTCGATCTCCTCCGCGGTGAGCTCCAGATCGGCCGCCTTGGCGCTGTCGGTGATGGATGCGGCACGCCGCGCGCCCGGGATCGGGATCACGGTGGCTGCGAGGGCGAGCTCCCAGGCGAGCACCACCTGCTGCGGGCTGACGCCGTGCGCCTCGCCGACCTCGGCGAACACGCGGAAGCGCTCGCCGACCGAGCGTCCGCCGCCACCGGTGCCGCCGAGCGGGCTCCAGGGGAGGAACGCGAGCCCCGCATCCGCGCAGTAGGTCAGCTCCTTGTAGCTGCCGGGGTGGCGCGGCGAGAACTCGTTCTGCACGCTCACGAGCGCGTCGCCGAGCACCTCCTGAGCGATCTGGATCTCCTCGATGCTCGCGTTCGAGATGCCGAGGGCTCGCACCTTGCCCTCGTCGTGCAGCGTCTTGAGGTTCTGCATGATCTCGCCGTAGACGATCCAGCGGTCGGGGCGGTGGTACTGGTACAGGTCGATGACGTCAGTTCCGAGTCGTCGCAGCGATGACTCGACCGCGCCGCGGAGGTAGGGCAGCGACCCGTCGCGGCCGAAGTCCTTCTCCTCGGTGCGGGTGATGCCGCCCTTGGTCGTCACCACGATCGACGATCTGTCGCCGCCCCAGGACGCGAGGGCCTCCGCCACGAGCTCTTCGTTGTGCCCCATCGCGTCCCAGCTCGGGGCGTAGATGTCGGCCGTATCGATGAGTGTCACGCCGGCATCGAGAGCCGCGTGCACGGTCGCGATCGCGGAGGCGCGGTCGGGGAGCTCGTTGTCGTTGTTCATCGACAGAGGCATGGCTCCGAGTCCGATGGCCGAGACGGAGAACGGGCCGAGGGTGCGCTGCTTCATGGGTCTCCTTCGACAGGGGGTGTGCTCTCCAGACTGGCACGACCGCATCCGGGAACGCGCTTCCGGTCGTGATCCGGATCATCGTGCGAGAATGTCATCCGGCGTGCCCGTGTCGCCGGCTCTCTGACAGCTCCGCCGGGCCCCAGGACAGCGTCCGCCGTGTGTCGAAGGAGCTGAATGTCCACCGCATCCGTGCCCTCATCCCGTATCGCCCAGCGCCGCAGCTACCTGATGTGCCGTCCCGAGCACTTCACGGTCAGCTACTCCATCAATCCGTGGATGCGGCCCGCCGACCCGACCGACACGGCCAAGGCCGTTGCGCAGTGGCAGACGCTGCACGACGCCTACGTCGCGCTCGGCCACGAGGTGCGCCTCATCGATGGCGTGCCCGGCCTTCCCGACATGGTCTACACGGCCAACGGCGGCTTCGTCATCGACGGTATCGCGTACGGCCCGAAGTTCCGCTTCGCCGAGCGCGCCGACGAGGCCGAGCCCTTCATGGACTGGTTCGACGCCAACGGGTTCCGCGTCGCCCGCCCCGAGGAGGTCAACGAGGGCGAGGGTGACTTCCTGCTGGTCGGCAACACGATCCTCGCCGGCACCGGCTTCCGCTCCACCGGCGACAGTCACCGCGAGGTCGGAGAGGTGTTCGGGCGCGAGGTCGTCTCGCTGACGCTCGTGGACCCGCGCTTCTACCACCTCGACACCGCGATCGCGGTACTCGATCCGGTCGAAGGCCCGGGCGGCGTCGAGAAGGCCAACATCGCCTACCTCCCCGGCGCGTTCGACGAGCAGAGCCAGAAGGTCCTCGCCGAGCGCTACCCCGACGCCATCCGCGTCTCGGATGCGGACGGCGACGTCTTCGGGCTCAACTCCGCCAGCGACGGCTACAACGTGTTCATCTCGCCCCGCGCGAAGGGCTTCGAGACGCAGCTGCGCGAACGCGGCTACAACCCCGTGCTGATCGATCTGTCCGAACTGCTGCTGGGCGGCGGCGGCATCAAGTGCTGCACGCTCGAACTGCGCCGGTGACCTCGGTGAAGGAGACCGACATGTCCGTGCTCGACACCACCACGAGCGACATCATCACGGCCGAGGACGCGCACCTCGCCCACAACTACCACCCGCTGCCGGTCGTCATCTCGCGCGGCGAGGGCTCGTGGGTCACCGACGTCGAGGGCAAGCGGTACCTCGACCTGCTGTCGGCGTACTCGGCCCTCAACTTCGGGCACCTGCATCCGGCGATCGTGGCGGTCGCGCAGGAGCAGCTGACGCGCCTCACTCTCACCAGCCGGGCGTACCACAACGACCAGCTCGGGGTCTTCGCGGCGGCGCTTGCGGAGCTCTGCGGCAAGGACCTCGTGCTGCCCATGAACACGGGAGCCGAGGCGGTCGAGACCGCCATCAAGGTCGCCCGCGCGTGGGCGTACCGGGTGAAGGGCGTGCCTGCGGGAGCTGCCGAGATCGTCGTCGCGGGCGGCAACTTCCACGGGCGAACGACGACCATCGTCGGCTTCAGCGACGACCCCGAGGCGCGCGGAGACTTCGGGCCGTTCACCCCCGGTTTCGTCGCGGTGCCTTTCGGCGACGCGGCCGCG
Proteins encoded:
- a CDS encoding LacI family DNA-binding transcriptional regulator, with amino-acid sequence MTPTLHDVARLAGVSIKTVSNVINHHPNVRPATRERVELAIAELGYTPNLTARNLRSGRTGAFALAVPDLGLSYFAELAATIIQEAESRGVGVLVEQTGGDREREIELLRSPRRGLTDGLIFSPLGMGQEDVAHLDVSYPLVLLGERIFDGPSDHVTMQNVEAARAATEYLLEQGRRRIAVVGAHAGEVIGSAGLRLAGYRAALDAAGIDYDDDLVGYTTMWHRANGAETMRELLDRGVAFDAVFGLNDTLALGAMRALQESGLRVPDDVWVVGFDDLDEAQYSIPSLATIDPGQDWIARTAVETLLARIEVPGEQGPARRLLADFRLVRRESAPGDAPRD
- a CDS encoding ABC transporter substrate-binding protein — translated: MKNRLIAGLGVVAVAAAALTGCAASGSAEASCTNKILKPDATQVSVWAWYPSFEDVVDLFNENHDDVQICWTNAGQGNDEYTKFSTSIESGSGAPDVIMLEAEVLSSFSIRDALVDLSQYGASDVKANYTDGAWKDVSSGDAVYAIPVDGGPMGMLYRKDILDKYGIAAPTTWAEFADAAQKLKDAGAPGVLANFPPNGRAFTQALFAQAGSTPFEYDSASPQDISIDVNDAGSKKVLSYWQDLATKGLVAVDEAFTADYNTKLVDGSYAIYVAAAWGPGYLQGLEGTDENAQWRAAPIPQWDTAQPVQVNWGGSTFAVTSQAKDKEAAATVAKEIFGTEEAWKIGIEKAALFPLWKPILESDYFRDLEYPFFGGQQINKEVFLPAAAGYSGFTFSPFQNYAYDQLQQQVTAVVVDKSKDAAPALDDLQTTLEQYAKEQGFTLG
- a CDS encoding carbohydrate ABC transporter permease, with amino-acid sequence MSTHAIAAPRRASGHIRRQRVGWLFIAPFLVVFAAFLVFPLIYAFGMSLFSSTLATGTKFVGIDNYLKAFTDPLFLGGLGRVALYAIVMIPAQLLVALVAALVLDNLATWLSKLSRLLIFAPYAIPVVIGALMWSFLYSPRFGPAGTIFGLFGLDAPNFLASDTIFGSLVNVVTWQWSGYYMIVIYAALRSIDPAIYEAARIDGANGWQIATRIKVPMISSSMVMVITFALIGTLQFFTEPTVLRSIASGALPAEYTPNMYAYALAFSYSQFNYASTIAFSLAIVVFIGSFGFLFLTRKQSGLK
- a CDS encoding carbohydrate ABC transporter permease, whose product is MAIPTAVTDHTRAVVTAGAPRLDRAARRDARRHRIRMQGGRRIGSHVLLLILALYFVIPIWWLFVASTKSTGGLFSSPAFWFDDPAQFFTNLAGLFEHQGGIYWRWLGNSFLYAFVSGLGATVVAVLAGYGFAKYRFRGRGFVFGMILGSVMVPLTALVIPQFMLLSQYGLVNTGWAVILPSLLNPFGVYLMRVYTQDTVPDELLEAARIDGAGEWRTFTRIVLPLLRPAIVTVLLLSIVGTWNNFFLPLAMLTNPDTLPVTVGLNRWLALSNAGAGGEQVWNLITSGAFISVLPLLLSFLLLQRYWQGGLTLGSVK
- the arfA gene encoding arabinosylfuranosidase ArfA, translated to MPSARLTLDPAFAIGSIRRQIFGGFVEHLGRHVYDGIYEPGHPTADADGFRQDVIELVKELGVDTIRYPGGNFVSGFRWEDSVGPREQRPRRLDLAWHSTETNEVGLHEFSSWLEKVGSDLMMAVNLGTRGTLEALDLLEYSNIRSGTALSERRIANGRAEPFDVRMWCLGNEMDGPWQLGHRSADDYGKIASQTAKGMRQLDPDIRLVVCGSSSAHMPTFGEWERVVLTHTYDDVDLISCHAYYEERGGDLGSFLASAVDMDGFIETVVATADHVGAVRGSSKRIDISFDEWNVWYIDRFHGVDKITGIDNWPIAPRLLEDIYSVADAVVFGNLMISLLKHADRVASASLAQLVNVIAPIMTEPGGIAWRQSTFYPFSITSRLARGEALRLKLDAPTYLTEAYGEVPLVDAVATHDADSGRSAVFLVNRSTTEAIEVTVDVSALGEVSLLETHTLSDTDVYAKNTLEDPERVAPRANDTAAIADGVLTVSLPPVSWSALALG
- a CDS encoding aldo/keto reductase; this encodes MKQRTLGPFSVSAIGLGAMPLSMNNDNELPDRASAIATVHAALDAGVTLIDTADIYAPSWDAMGHNEELVAEALASWGGDRSSIVVTTKGGITRTEEKDFGRDGSLPYLRGAVESSLRRLGTDVIDLYQYHRPDRWIVYGEIMQNLKTLHDEGKVRALGISNASIEEIQIAQEVLGDALVSVQNEFSPRHPGSYKELTYCADAGLAFLPWSPLGGTGGGGRSVGERFRVFAEVGEAHGVSPQQVVLAWELALAATVIPIPGARRAASITDSAKAADLELTAEEIERLSFSVGIDA
- the ddaH gene encoding dimethylargininase — encoded protein: MSTASVPSSRIAQRRSYLMCRPEHFTVSYSINPWMRPADPTDTAKAVAQWQTLHDAYVALGHEVRLIDGVPGLPDMVYTANGGFVIDGIAYGPKFRFAERADEAEPFMDWFDANGFRVARPEEVNEGEGDFLLVGNTILAGTGFRSTGDSHREVGEVFGREVVSLTLVDPRFYHLDTAIAVLDPVEGPGGVEKANIAYLPGAFDEQSQKVLAERYPDAIRVSDADGDVFGLNSASDGYNVFISPRAKGFETQLRERGYNPVLIDLSELLLGGGGIKCCTLELRR